A genomic stretch from Sulfurimonas sediminis includes:
- a CDS encoding NeuD/PglB/VioB family sugar acetyltransferase, whose protein sequence is MKKKIILLGGGGHCKSVIDVIEKEGRFEIAGIVEKFTGESKAVLGYEIIGTDDELEKLRESYEYAIVTVGHIYSNSVRVKLFKKLKALNFVLPTIISPLAYVSQHAHIEDGSVILHHAIVNVGAKVGKNCIINSKALIEHDAQIYSHCHIATGAIVNGDVIVKANSFVGSGSVVVQGREVDGFVKAGSVFK, encoded by the coding sequence ATGAAAAAGAAGATAATTTTACTTGGTGGTGGCGGACACTGTAAAAGTGTTATTGATGTGATTGAGAAAGAGGGACGTTTTGAGATTGCTGGTATTGTTGAAAAGTTTACAGGAGAGTCAAAAGCTGTTTTAGGCTATGAGATTATAGGCACGGATGATGAGTTAGAAAAGCTGAGGGAGTCATACGAGTATGCCATTGTGACTGTAGGACACATCTATTCTAACAGTGTGCGGGTAAAACTTTTTAAAAAACTTAAAGCACTTAACTTTGTTCTGCCGACGATTATCTCTCCGCTTGCTTATGTTTCGCAACATGCTCACATAGAAGACGGGAGTGTTATCCTCCATCATGCAATCGTAAACGTCGGGGCAAAAGTGGGCAAAAACTGCATTATAAATTCAAAAGCTCTCATTGAGCATGATGCCCAGATTTATTCACATTGTCACATCGCTACAGGGGCAATTGTAAATGGAGATGTCATTGTCAAAGCCAATAGTTTTGTAGGAAGTGGATCCGTTGTTGTTCAAGGAAGAGAAGTTGATGGATTTGTAAAAGCCGGGAGTGTTTTTAAATGA
- the neuB gene encoding N-acetylneuraminate synthase — MSVFIIAEAGVNHNGSTELAKQLIDAASDAGADAVKFQTFKAEKLVSKDAKKAEYQKKNMQSDDISQYTMLKQLELDVSTHKELIAYCKTKNIMFLSTPFDLESIDMLDSLGLEIFKIPSGEITNLPYLRAIAKLGKKIVLSTGMATLSEVEDALNVLTCNGTSKENITVLHANTMYPTPIEDVNLKAMLTIADAFNVAYGYSDHTLGIEVPTAAVALGASVIEKHFTLDKTMSGPDHKASLEPYELKAMVSAIRNIEKAMGDGVKKPSKSETPNIKVARKSIVAGRPIKKGEHFSEENLSVKRPAGGINPMQWDELIGSVAQRDYAEDEMI, encoded by the coding sequence ATGAGTGTATTTATCATAGCAGAAGCCGGTGTGAACCACAACGGCAGTACTGAACTGGCAAAACAGCTTATAGATGCAGCTAGTGATGCAGGGGCAGATGCTGTAAAATTTCAAACCTTTAAGGCTGAAAAATTAGTCAGTAAAGATGCAAAAAAGGCTGAGTATCAGAAAAAAAATATGCAAAGTGATGATATAAGCCAGTACACAATGCTCAAACAACTTGAACTTGATGTTTCAACCCACAAAGAACTCATAGCCTACTGCAAAACAAAAAATATTATGTTTCTCTCTACACCATTTGATTTGGAGAGTATAGATATGTTGGACTCTTTAGGCTTAGAAATTTTTAAAATACCAAGCGGAGAGATTACCAATCTGCCATATTTGAGAGCAATCGCAAAACTTGGTAAAAAAATAGTCCTCTCTACAGGCATGGCTACTCTTAGTGAAGTAGAAGATGCGCTCAATGTGCTTACATGCAATGGTACATCAAAGGAAAACATAACTGTTTTACATGCAAATACAATGTACCCGACACCCATAGAAGATGTCAACCTCAAAGCAATGCTCACTATTGCAGATGCTTTTAATGTAGCATACGGATACAGTGATCATACACTAGGAATAGAAGTACCAACTGCAGCAGTTGCACTTGGTGCAAGTGTGATTGAAAAACATTTCACACTTGATAAGACAATGTCTGGACCAGATCACAAAGCTTCACTTGAACCATATGAACTTAAAGCAATGGTAAGTGCTATCCGCAATATCGAAAAAGCCATGGGAGACGGAGTCAAAAAACCCAGTAAAAGTGAAACTCCAAACATAAAAGTGGCAAGAAAATCTATAGTAGCAGGCAGACCTATAAAAAAAGGGGAGCATTTCAGTGAAGAAAACCTGAGTGTGAAACGTCCGGCAGGTGGCATAAATCCAATGCAGTGGGACGAACTCATTGGCAGTGTTGCGCAAAGAGATTATGCTGAAGATGAGATGATTTAA
- the neuC gene encoding UDP-N-acetylglucosamine 2-epimerase → MKKRKIAVITTTRAEYGLLKPLMQEIQQDDALILQLIVSGTHVSKEYGETFKEIEKDFSIDAKVPFTCNEDAKEELSCAMAQLQCEMTHTLTTLGPDIVVILGDRYEILSCALAAFMLCIPIAHIHGGEITEGAIDDSLRHSVTKLAALHFTSTEVYKKRVIQLGEEPQRVFNVGSLGVENIKKMQLLSKKAFEKSINFTLGKKNLLVTFHPQTLSELSPAQQFQSVLEALANFKDIKIIFTKANADAGGKIINTMIDNYVQQNREKAIAFHSLGQLRYFSAIKYVDAVVGNSSSGILEVPSFHKTTVNIGERQKGRVQAKSIINCSIDTQEISYSIQKIYDSDWQKQLQNIHNPYEGTQTADSIKKTLATVLLDQLKYKIFYDIKV, encoded by the coding sequence ATGAAAAAACGCAAAATAGCAGTGATAACTACAACACGTGCAGAGTATGGACTATTGAAGCCTCTTATGCAAGAGATACAACAGGATGATGCTCTTATTTTACAACTCATTGTAAGCGGTACACATGTTAGCAAAGAGTATGGCGAAACTTTTAAAGAAATAGAGAAAGACTTTAGTATTGATGCAAAAGTTCCCTTTACATGTAATGAAGACGCAAAAGAGGAACTTTCATGTGCTATGGCACAACTCCAATGTGAAATGACTCATACATTAACAACATTAGGGCCTGATATTGTGGTTATTTTGGGAGACAGGTATGAGATACTCAGCTGTGCACTAGCTGCGTTTATGTTGTGTATTCCCATCGCACATATTCATGGTGGAGAAATTACCGAGGGGGCTATTGATGATTCTCTCCGTCACAGTGTTACAAAATTAGCTGCTCTTCATTTTACATCGACAGAAGTTTACAAGAAAAGAGTCATTCAACTTGGAGAAGAACCACAAAGAGTTTTTAATGTTGGTTCTTTAGGAGTAGAAAATATAAAAAAAATGCAGCTGCTCTCAAAAAAAGCATTTGAAAAATCTATAAACTTTACACTAGGAAAAAAGAACCTTTTAGTGACTTTTCATCCGCAAACGCTCAGTGAACTTTCACCTGCACAACAATTTCAAAGCGTTTTAGAAGCACTTGCGAACTTCAAAGATATAAAAATTATTTTTACTAAAGCAAATGCCGATGCAGGTGGGAAAATTATTAATACAATGATAGATAACTATGTACAACAGAACAGGGAAAAAGCAATAGCATTTCACTCATTGGGACAACTCCGCTATTTTAGTGCTATCAAGTATGTTGATGCAGTCGTAGGAAACAGTTCAAGCGGTATCTTGGAAGTGCCGAGTTTTCATAAAACCACAGTAAATATCGGCGAGAGGCAAAAAGGGCGGGTGCAGGCAAAATCAATTATCAACTGTTCAATAGATACACAAGAGATTAGCTATTCAATACAAAAAATATATGATTCTGACTGGCAAAAACAACTTCAAAATATTCACAATCCTTATGAAGGAACGCAAACTGCTGATAGTATTAAAAAAACTTTAGCAACTGTTTTATTGGATCAATTAAAATATAAAATTTTTTACGACATAAAGGTATAA
- a CDS encoding nucleotidyltransferase family protein — translation MQNHNNVLISKHASIKDALSAIDKGAIRIAIVLDDDEKVVGTLTDGDIRRGLLNGLTLDSSIENLYFKEPTLANINDSKELIIQKAIRKQIYQIPIVDDDGRLAKIEDLAKLLKTNAKKNRVVLMAGGLGTRLRPLTQDVPKPLLKVGNKPILETIIENFAKYGFVNITISVNYKADMIKEYFGDGSTLGVNIDYIQEDKRLGTAGALSLIKDRPQEPFFVMNADLLTNVNFEHLLDFHSFENSVGTMCVREYDYQVPYGVIQTDGSKIVSIEEKPVHKFFVNAGIYVLSPQVFEYIPKNEFYDMPTLFEDIINDDLKTISFPIHEYWLDIGRMSDFEQAQVEYKEIF, via the coding sequence ATGCAAAATCACAACAATGTTTTAATAAGCAAACATGCTTCCATTAAAGATGCTCTGTCTGCTATAGACAAAGGGGCAATTCGTATAGCAATAGTGCTTGATGATGATGAAAAAGTGGTTGGTACATTAACGGATGGGGATATTCGTAGAGGACTGCTCAATGGCTTAACACTTGACTCTTCCATCGAAAATCTTTACTTTAAAGAACCTACGCTTGCAAATATCAATGACTCCAAAGAGCTTATCATTCAAAAAGCGATACGTAAGCAGATTTATCAGATTCCTATTGTTGATGATGACGGTAGACTTGCTAAGATTGAAGATTTGGCAAAGCTGCTCAAAACAAATGCAAAGAAAAATAGAGTTGTTTTAATGGCAGGAGGACTTGGAACAAGACTGCGACCACTCACACAGGATGTACCAAAACCACTCTTAAAAGTTGGAAACAAGCCGATTTTAGAGACTATAATAGAAAATTTTGCCAAATACGGTTTTGTCAATATTACTATCAGTGTCAATTACAAGGCAGATATGATCAAAGAGTATTTTGGTGATGGGAGTACACTTGGTGTCAATATTGATTATATTCAAGAGGATAAACGGTTAGGTACAGCTGGTGCACTTTCACTGATAAAAGATCGCCCGCAAGAGCCTTTTTTTGTTATGAATGCAGACTTACTGACCAATGTAAACTTTGAGCATCTTTTAGACTTTCACTCGTTTGAGAACTCCGTTGGTACTATGTGTGTGCGTGAGTATGATTACCAGGTACCTTATGGGGTGATACAGACTGATGGAAGCAAAATTGTATCTATAGAAGAAAAGCCTGTGCACAAGTTCTTTGTCAATGCCGGTATTTATGTTCTTTCTCCTCAGGTTTTTGAGTACATTCCAAAAAATGAATTTTATGATATGCCGACACTTTTTGAGGATATTATCAATGATGATCTTAAAACTATATCGTTTCCTATTCATGAATATTGGCTCGATATCGGACGGATGAGTGACTTTGAACAGGCGCAAGTTGAATATAAAGAGATATTTTAA
- a CDS encoding cytidylyltransferase domain-containing protein: MLQDKTFLAIIPARGGSKRLPRKNVLNLAGKPLISWSIEAAKQSKYIDEIVVSSDDDEILGIAHSLNVTVLKRPATLSTDTATTFEVIQHLIKNFEKQYTHLILLQPTSPLRDSEDIDKAIELLDKKNADAVVSVCEMEHSPLWSNTLPKNKSMTTFLNKEILNKRSQDLETYYRLNGAIYVISVTKLLEKKSFFLEESIYAYVMDQKKSIDIDTKLDFEIASYLLSRLI; this comes from the coding sequence ATGTTACAGGATAAAACTTTTTTAGCCATTATACCCGCAAGAGGCGGTTCTAAGAGATTGCCTCGTAAAAATGTTTTAAATTTGGCAGGAAAGCCTTTGATTTCATGGAGTATAGAAGCTGCCAAACAAAGCAAATATATTGATGAAATTGTTGTTTCAAGTGATGATGATGAGATATTAGGTATTGCTCATTCTCTGAACGTGACTGTTTTAAAACGCCCTGCAACACTTTCAACGGATACAGCCACAACTTTTGAAGTAATACAACATCTGATAAAAAACTTTGAAAAACAATATACACATCTAATTTTACTGCAACCAACAAGCCCTCTACGAGATAGCGAAGATATTGACAAAGCAATAGAACTTTTAGATAAAAAAAATGCTGATGCTGTTGTAAGTGTGTGTGAAATGGAGCATTCACCACTTTGGTCCAACACTCTGCCAAAAAACAAAAGCATGACAACTTTTTTGAACAAAGAAATTTTAAATAAAAGAAGTCAGGACCTAGAAACATACTATAGATTAAATGGTGCAATATATGTTATAAGTGTCACAAAACTTTTAGAAAAGAAAAGTTTTTTTTTAGAAGAGAGTATATATGCATATGTGATGGATCAAAAAAAGTCTATTGATATTGATACAAAATTAGACTTTGAAATAGCCAGTTATTTGCTTTCTAGGCTAATATAA
- the fliD gene encoding flagellar filament capping protein FliD, protein MAGSISSLGIGSGVLTADVIDQLKAADTANIIDPIDAKIETNNQKQQSYDLLSSYMNSFKGSTFALSNDTLFDNKTVDVSGSAEVTVDAGANVDSFTLETTTLAKKDITKLGAVSSTTAPIASAAGVLNLDINGTTYNINYDATTTLESLAQSITDIAGTQIDASILETTPGAFSLVLSSKETGENQAITITDTDDGTNGTGSLDAALFDTTLTDGYQKIQDATDAVFKFNGITTTRSTNEISDLILGVNITLKTEGDISNVTINQDTQKIVDEMQMFVDNYNTLMTNLNDMTIFDKEQGTQGIFQGDSFVNGLKRDLAGAVTSRFNSGSLMDYGIDIDRYGVMSFDSSVLESKLQTDSDSVKTFFTGGTDSNGNETTGFFTSLDDKVRQYTGYDGLLSNFDNGLTKDAQNLADARERAQASLDSKYDIMTQQFIAYDAMISQLNAEFSSLQQMIDAQANSSN, encoded by the coding sequence ATGGCGGGAAGTATTAGTTCATTAGGCATTGGTTCAGGTGTTTTAACAGCAGATGTTATTGACCAGCTCAAAGCAGCCGACACAGCAAATATAATTGATCCTATTGATGCAAAAATTGAAACAAATAATCAAAAACAGCAATCATACGACCTCCTCTCTTCATATATGAACAGCTTCAAAGGAAGTACTTTTGCTTTAAGCAATGATACTCTTTTTGATAATAAAACAGTTGATGTAAGTGGAAGTGCCGAAGTTACCGTAGATGCCGGAGCCAATGTTGACTCTTTTACCTTAGAAACAACAACACTTGCCAAAAAAGACATAACAAAGCTTGGTGCCGTGAGTAGTACAACCGCACCCATCGCTTCTGCTGCTGGTGTCTTGAATCTTGACATCAACGGCACTACCTATAATATTAACTATGATGCAACTACAACCCTTGAAAGTCTTGCACAATCTATAACAGATATTGCAGGAACCCAAATAGATGCCTCCATTTTAGAGACAACTCCAGGAGCGTTTAGCCTTGTACTTTCGTCTAAAGAAACAGGAGAAAATCAGGCAATAACTATTACAGATACAGATGATGGGACAAATGGCACAGGTTCACTTGATGCTGCCTTGTTTGATACAACTCTAACAGATGGTTATCAAAAAATACAAGACGCTACAGATGCAGTTTTTAAGTTTAATGGAATCACAACAACACGTTCAACTAATGAGATAAGCGATTTGATTTTGGGTGTAAATATTACGCTCAAAACAGAGGGAGATATTTCTAATGTAACCATCAATCAAGATACTCAAAAAATTGTTGATGAAATGCAGATGTTTGTTGACAACTATAATACCCTAATGACAAACCTTAACGATATGACCATTTTTGACAAAGAGCAAGGAACACAGGGCATCTTTCAAGGAGACAGCTTTGTTAATGGACTCAAAAGAGATCTAGCAGGTGCAGTAACAAGCCGTTTTAATTCCGGATCTCTTATGGACTATGGAATTGATATCGACAGATATGGTGTCATGAGTTTTGACAGCAGTGTTTTAGAATCAAAACTACAAACTGATTCTGACAGTGTTAAAACTTTTTTTACAGGAGGAACAGACAGCAACGGTAATGAGACAACAGGCTTCTTTACAAGTCTTGATGATAAGGTAAGACAATATACCGGATATGATGGACTTCTCTCAAACTTTGATAATGGACTGACAAAAGATGCTCAAAATTTAGCCGATGCAAGAGAGAGAGCTCAAGCTTCTCTTGATAGTAAATATGACATCATGACTCAACAATTTATTGCGTACGATGCCATGATAAGCCAATTAAATGCAGAGTTTTCATCATTGCAACAGATGATTGATGCACAAGCAAATAGCAGTAACTAA
- the fliS gene encoding flagellar export chaperone FliS, producing MYSNAAYNIYNQNNVNIESPEKLIEMMYEGVLRFNAQAKKAIFDEDNSKKVYWINRAIAVIVELIAVLDKSQGDVAVYLDGLYNYQIQLLSYANIENDTEKIDEVSNVFKGLLAGWRETTDVAH from the coding sequence ATGTATAGTAATGCAGCATATAATATTTACAATCAAAATAATGTCAATATAGAGTCACCAGAAAAGTTAATAGAGATGATGTATGAGGGTGTTTTGCGTTTTAATGCACAGGCAAAGAAAGCGATTTTTGATGAGGATAATTCGAAAAAAGTATATTGGATAAATCGTGCTATTGCTGTAATTGTAGAGCTGATTGCCGTGTTGGATAAATCGCAGGGGGATGTTGCTGTATATCTGGATGGACTTTATAATTATCAAATTCAATTGTTAAGCTATGCAAATATTGAAAATGATACGGAAAAAATTGATGAGGTGAGTAATGTATTTAAAGGCTTACTTGCAGGATGGAGAGAAACAACTGATGTGGCACACTAA
- a CDS encoding SDR family NAD(P)-dependent oxidoreductase: protein MKKAVVTGASSGIGKSITNRLLTLGFEVFGVSRSIQEKDFNHINFHAVTCNLAEEKETIKLCEKLKKENIFLHVNCAGFGYFEPHEELHVSTITAMTFLNLTAPMLLTNALLRSLKENEGYLININSIEALRASKFAAVYSATKAGLKAFGDALFEETRKSRLSITNINPDMTQSNFYDALRFDVSQKEDEKLIAADIADTVEHILTMRKGAVVTEYTLRSLHFGIVKKTKR, encoded by the coding sequence TTGAAAAAAGCAGTAGTCACCGGAGCAAGTAGTGGCATAGGAAAATCCATAACAAACAGACTACTAACACTTGGGTTTGAAGTGTTTGGTGTTAGCAGAAGCATACAAGAGAAGGATTTTAATCATATAAACTTTCATGCAGTTACATGTAATCTTGCAGAAGAAAAAGAGACAATAAAACTATGTGAAAAACTCAAAAAAGAAAATATCTTTCTCCATGTAAACTGTGCAGGTTTTGGGTACTTTGAACCTCATGAAGAGTTACATGTAAGCACTATTACCGCCATGACATTTTTAAATCTTACCGCTCCGATGTTACTCACAAATGCCCTATTGCGTTCTCTCAAAGAAAATGAAGGTTACCTCATCAACATCAACTCCATAGAAGCCTTACGGGCTAGTAAATTCGCAGCCGTTTACTCAGCTACAAAAGCAGGTCTCAAGGCTTTTGGCGATGCCCTTTTTGAAGAAACCAGAAAAAGCAGACTCAGTATAACAAATATAAATCCGGATATGACACAAAGTAACTTTTATGATGCGCTGCGTTTTGATGTCAGTCAAAAAGAAGATGAAAAGCTGATCGCTGCAGATATTGCCGATACTGTAGAGCATATACTCACTATGCGAAAAGGCGCTGTGGTCACTGAGTATACTCTTAGAAGTTTACATTTTGGAATTGTTAAAAAAACTAAGAGATGA
- a CDS encoding HAD-IIB family hydrolase has product MKNIYITDLDHTFLRSDLSVSDYTKKIWNSYASDAVLSVATARTYKKTAQFLEGIHVNAPMILLDGALIATMDKKIIDTKFVTQEVGDTIIEEGAQLGIYPFVLSLVDGELNEAFSYSTMLNSYQSEIIKRYVNDDHTQAFEDLRAMQNNFKIVYMGDEALLRELEKNLRAVFGEELKYILAPEAYMGCYFLTLLHKDADKSHGIQSVSEAVGFDLEKLTVFGDNFNDIGMFELANISVAVANAQEDVKACADVVLKHTNDEDGVAKYLEEIKNA; this is encoded by the coding sequence ATGAAAAATATTTACATAACTGATCTTGACCATACATTTTTACGAAGTGATTTGTCTGTGAGTGATTATACTAAAAAAATATGGAACTCGTATGCCTCTGATGCAGTTTTATCTGTTGCAACGGCAAGAACCTATAAAAAAACGGCACAGTTTTTAGAAGGTATACATGTAAATGCACCGATGATATTGCTTGACGGTGCGCTCATCGCAACAATGGACAAGAAAATAATTGACACAAAATTTGTCACTCAAGAAGTAGGCGACACCATCATAGAAGAGGGTGCACAACTCGGCATTTATCCTTTTGTGCTTTCTTTGGTTGATGGTGAACTGAATGAAGCATTTTCTTACTCTACAATGCTCAACAGCTATCAAAGTGAAATAATAAAACGCTATGTGAATGATGACCACACACAGGCATTTGAAGATTTGCGAGCTATGCAAAACAATTTTAAAATCGTTTATATGGGGGATGAAGCACTTTTAAGGGAGTTGGAAAAAAATCTCAGAGCTGTTTTTGGGGAAGAACTGAAGTATATTTTGGCGCCCGAAGCCTATATGGGATGCTATTTTTTGACACTTTTGCATAAAGATGCCGACAAATCCCACGGTATACAGAGTGTAAGTGAAGCAGTCGGTTTTGATTTGGAAAAACTAACGGTATTTGGGGACAATTTTAATGATATTGGAATGTTTGAACTGGCAAATATTTCTGTAGCCGTTGCAAATGCCCAAGAGGATGTCAAAGCGTGTGCAGATGTAGTTTTAAAGCATACAAATGATGAAGACGGAGTTGCAAAGTACCTTGAAGAGATTAAAAATGCATAG